In one window of Bradyrhizobium sp. AZCC 1721 DNA:
- the glnA gene encoding type I glutamate--ammonia ligase has translation MFPKCATAEDLVKAIKDEKVQMIDLRFTDLPGVWQHFSVPPGAASIDALSEGIGFDGSSIRGFQEIQESDMLVVPDPATAFLDPYSPVSTLVLICNIRDPVTGQPYSRDARYIAQKAETNLKGTGLADTSYFGPEAEFFVFDEVRYGQGINHAFHEIDSSEGSWNTGAEEEPNLGHKPRPKEGYFPVPPTDSMQALRTEMVLTMEQLGIQIEAHHHEVATGGQNEIDMRFTTLTRMADNLMIYKYVVKNTAREHGKTATFMPKPLFEDNASGMHVHQSLWKGETNLFYDKGDYAELSQLGRYYIGGLLTHAWALCALCAPTTNSYRRLVPGYEAPINLVYSQRNRSACCRIPMYSPNPRAKRVEFRSPDPSCNPYLAFAAMLMAGLDGIISRIDPGSPIDKNLYDLPPAEAKNVRSTPGSLDQALDALDRDHAFLLRNDVFTEDVIETWLDYKRKKEVDPIRLRPHPYEFHLYYDI, from the coding sequence ATGTTTCCGAAGTGTGCGACAGCCGAAGATCTCGTGAAGGCGATCAAAGACGAGAAGGTGCAGATGATCGATCTGCGCTTTACCGACTTGCCCGGGGTGTGGCAGCATTTTTCCGTCCCACCGGGTGCAGCGAGTATCGATGCTCTCAGCGAAGGCATTGGGTTCGACGGCTCGTCCATCCGCGGCTTTCAGGAAATTCAGGAAAGCGACATGCTGGTCGTGCCGGACCCGGCCACGGCCTTTCTCGACCCGTATTCCCCTGTGTCCACCCTGGTCCTGATCTGCAACATCAGGGACCCCGTGACCGGTCAACCCTATAGCCGTGACGCCCGTTACATCGCCCAGAAGGCCGAAACGAACCTGAAAGGTACCGGCCTCGCCGATACGAGTTACTTCGGCCCGGAGGCGGAGTTCTTTGTGTTCGACGAGGTGCGCTACGGGCAGGGCATCAATCATGCCTTCCACGAAATCGATTCCAGTGAAGGCAGCTGGAATACCGGCGCGGAGGAAGAGCCGAATCTGGGCCACAAGCCGCGCCCCAAGGAAGGATATTTTCCCGTTCCGCCGACCGATAGCATGCAGGCTCTCCGCACCGAAATGGTGCTGACAATGGAGCAGCTGGGCATCCAGATCGAGGCCCATCACCATGAAGTCGCGACCGGCGGCCAGAACGAGATCGACATGCGTTTCACTACGCTCACCCGCATGGCGGACAATCTGATGATCTACAAATACGTGGTGAAGAACACCGCCCGCGAGCACGGCAAGACCGCGACGTTCATGCCGAAGCCGCTGTTCGAGGACAACGCCTCGGGAATGCACGTTCACCAGTCCCTGTGGAAGGGCGAGACCAATCTGTTCTACGACAAGGGCGACTATGCCGAATTGAGCCAGCTCGGCCGCTACTACATCGGCGGCCTGTTGACCCACGCCTGGGCGTTGTGTGCGCTTTGCGCCCCCACAACGAATTCTTATCGGCGTCTGGTGCCCGGCTATGAGGCTCCGATCAATCTGGTCTATTCCCAGCGCAATCGCTCAGCCTGCTGCCGGATTCCGATGTATTCGCCGAACCCGCGGGCAAAGCGGGTTGAATTTCGCTCGCCGGATCCCTCCTGCAATCCCTATCTGGCCTTTGCCGCGATGCTGATGGCCGGTCTCGACGGCATCATCAGCCGGATCGATCCAGGCAGCCCGATCGACAAGAACCTTTATGACCTGCCGCCCGCCGAGGCGAAGAACGTGAGGTCGACACCAGGGTCGCTGGATCAGGCGCTTGACGCGCTCGATCGCGATCACGCCTTCCTGCTCCGTAACGACGTGTTCACCGAGGACGTGATCGAGACTTGGCTCGACTACAAGCGGAAGAAAGAGGTCGATCCAATCCGGCTGCGCCCTCATCCATATGAGTTCCATTTGTATTACGACATCTAA
- a CDS encoding fructose-1,6-bisphosphatase, whose product MRLTLSVIKADIGSVGGHTKPSTRMMAAVEGEVAKAICDGLLIDGFVCHTGDDIAIIMTHTRGEGSSEVHQLAWKAFLAATSVAKTSGLYGAGQDLLVDAPSGNVRGAGPGVAELSFDHSLSGTRPAESFMVFAADKCGPGAYNLPLYLAFADPMYCAGLMLPPMIKGFRFHVIDMDNTAGDSVIELDAPADGYHIAALLRDNERFGIDRIVSRTHGEVAVAVSAQRLHAIAGKYTGKDDPVAIVRNQGIFPAPEEIVSPFAKAHFVGGDARGSHVMPLMPVPINTPVTGMYCLPIVSCAGFSIDKDGRFSESYTDFFDNPAWDEVRRRAQRKAIEMRNQGWSGAAMLPYSELEYGGFRDTVSSLLKRFQLRKERKPEAAE is encoded by the coding sequence ATGAGACTTACCCTTTCCGTCATCAAGGCTGACATAGGCTCCGTCGGCGGCCACACGAAACCGTCCACACGCATGATGGCGGCTGTCGAGGGCGAGGTCGCGAAGGCGATCTGCGATGGCCTGCTGATCGACGGTTTCGTCTGCCACACCGGCGACGACATTGCGATCATCATGACGCACACACGAGGCGAAGGGAGCTCCGAGGTCCATCAACTTGCCTGGAAGGCGTTCCTCGCGGCCACCTCGGTCGCGAAAACCTCCGGGCTTTATGGTGCCGGCCAGGATCTTCTCGTCGACGCACCGTCCGGAAACGTCCGCGGCGCCGGCCCGGGCGTCGCCGAGCTCAGCTTCGACCACAGCCTCTCGGGCACGAGACCTGCGGAGTCCTTCATGGTGTTCGCCGCCGACAAATGCGGCCCCGGCGCCTACAACCTGCCGCTCTACCTCGCCTTTGCCGATCCCATGTATTGCGCCGGGCTGATGCTGCCCCCAATGATTAAGGGATTCCGTTTCCATGTCATCGACATGGACAACACGGCCGGCGACAGCGTGATCGAACTCGACGCGCCCGCGGACGGCTACCACATTGCCGCCCTGCTCCGCGACAACGAGCGCTTTGGCATTGATCGCATCGTTTCCCGGACCCATGGCGAGGTCGCCGTCGCCGTTTCGGCGCAGCGTCTTCACGCGATCGCAGGCAAGTACACCGGCAAGGACGATCCGGTCGCGATCGTCAGGAACCAGGGGATTTTCCCGGCGCCTGAAGAAATCGTCTCGCCGTTCGCGAAGGCGCACTTCGTAGGCGGCGATGCGCGCGGTTCGCACGTGATGCCGCTCATGCCGGTGCCAATTAACACACCGGTGACAGGCATGTACTGCCTCCCGATCGTTTCCTGCGCCGGCTTTTCGATCGACAAGGATGGCCGCTTCTCCGAGTCCTATACCGATTTCTTCGACAATCCGGCGTGGGACGAGGTCCGCCGGCGCGCCCAGCGCAAGGCAATCGAGATGCGCAACCAGGGCTGGTCCGGTGCCGCAATGCTGCCCTATTCCGAGCTGGAGTATGGTGGCTTCCGCGACACCGTGTCCTCACTGCTGAAGCGCTTTCAGTTGCGCAAGGAGCGAAAGCCGGAAGCGGCCGAGTAA
- a CDS encoding 6-phosphofructokinase: protein MAKRRIGILTGGGDVPGLNAVIKSVTYRGSENDIEVVGLRRGWEALTHVNLEDPASRSHYIIPLNRDNTRTIDRSGGTMLHSSRTNPSKMKKLPDHLVGKDFPASLSTKGGIATKTWDVTTQVLANLSGLGIEHLIAIGGDDTLSYAAKLNELGVKIIAIPKTMDNDVRNTEYCIGFSTAITRASDAIQRQRTTVGSHERIGIFRVFGRDAGFTALYTAYATSIRCVIPEYKFDLDKLIRLLVEEKRANPSNYALVVLSEGAAWEGYEVQEYGEPDAYGHRKKASVAESFADEIKRRVGEETITSDLTYDLRSGNPDFIDKLVALTFGNMAYDAILEGKTGRMSALVEGRYDLVPIPDAKLGPRKLDVASTYNTERYRPIYGNKRGLPIFLTRAS from the coding sequence ATGGCAAAAAGGCGTATCGGCATTCTCACGGGCGGCGGCGACGTTCCCGGCCTCAACGCTGTTATCAAGAGCGTGACCTATCGCGGCAGCGAGAACGACATCGAGGTCGTCGGCCTCCGCCGTGGTTGGGAGGCCCTCACGCACGTAAACCTCGAGGACCCGGCCAGCAGGTCCCACTACATCATCCCGCTGAACCGTGACAACACGCGCACCATAGACCGGAGCGGCGGCACCATGCTGCACTCGAGCCGCACCAATCCGTCCAAGATGAAGAAGCTGCCGGATCATCTCGTCGGCAAGGACTTTCCAGCCTCGCTCAGCACGAAGGGCGGCATCGCAACCAAGACGTGGGACGTTACTACCCAGGTGCTGGCTAACCTCTCTGGGCTCGGCATCGAGCACCTGATCGCCATCGGCGGCGACGACACGCTGAGTTACGCAGCCAAGCTCAACGAACTCGGTGTCAAGATCATCGCCATTCCGAAGACCATGGACAACGACGTCCGCAACACCGAGTATTGCATCGGCTTCTCGACCGCGATCACCCGCGCCAGCGACGCCATCCAGCGGCAGCGCACCACGGTCGGTTCGCACGAGCGAATCGGCATCTTCCGCGTCTTTGGCCGCGATGCCGGATTTACAGCGCTCTATACCGCGTACGCCACCTCGATCCGGTGCGTCATACCGGAGTACAAGTTCGATCTCGACAAGCTGATCCGGTTGCTCGTCGAGGAGAAGCGCGCCAACCCGAGCAACTACGCGCTGGTCGTGCTCAGCGAGGGCGCCGCGTGGGAGGGCTACGAGGTGCAGGAATACGGCGAGCCGGATGCCTACGGCCATCGCAAGAAGGCGAGTGTGGCGGAATCGTTCGCCGACGAGATCAAGCGGCGCGTCGGCGAGGAGACGATCACGTCTGACCTCACCTACGACCTGCGATCTGGCAATCCGGACTTCATCGACAAGCTCGTGGCCCTGACTTTCGGTAACATGGCCTACGATGCCATCCTGGAAGGCAAGACCGGCCGCATGTCGGCGCTGGTGGAGGGGCGCTACGACCTCGTGCCCATCCCTGACGCCAAGCTCGGGCCGCGCAAATTGGACGTCGCCAGCACGTACAACACGGAGCGCTACCGCCCCATCTACGGCAATAAGCGAGGGCTGCCGATCTTTCTCACCCGCGCGTCATAG
- a CDS encoding YybH family protein, translating into MQSAADDAVSTIIETWSAAFRKLDADALAALYSRHALFYGSNPTLYRGSEGVVAYFNALPRWRAPTVQFTDVMIAQVSSDLINFAGIANFDLGEEVSPLSVKITWVILREDDDWKIVSHHVSSKTPLIEP; encoded by the coding sequence GTGCAAAGCGCGGCCGACGACGCGGTATCCACCATCATCGAGACATGGTCGGCGGCGTTCCGCAAGCTCGACGCAGACGCGCTTGCTGCGCTTTATTCGCGACACGCGCTCTTTTACGGATCGAACCCCACGCTCTATCGCGGCAGTGAAGGCGTTGTAGCCTATTTCAATGCGCTTCCACGCTGGCGTGCGCCAACGGTGCAGTTCACGGATGTGATGATCGCGCAGGTCAGCTCCGATCTGATCAATTTCGCCGGAATCGCGAATTTCGATCTCGGCGAAGAGGTCTCGCCGCTGTCGGTCAAAATCACCTGGGTGATCCTTCGCGAGGACGACGACTGGAAGATCGTCAGCCATCATGTCTCGTCCAAGACCCCGCTGATCGAGCCGTAG
- a CDS encoding glutamine--tRNA ligase/YqeY domain fusion protein, with protein MTTEPVTAEAGRDFIRDIVQADLSSKKHSRIVTRFPPEPNGYLHIGHAKSIALNFGIAQEFGGKCHLRFDDTNPTKEEQEYIDSIQADVHWLGYDWGTDLYYASDYFDRLYDWAEGLIKAGDAYVDDQSQEEIRTNRGTLTEPGKNSPFRGRTMEENLDLFRRMKAGEFPNGSRVLRAKIDMAAGNINLRDPVLYRILHAEHPRTGTKWSIYPSYDYAHGQSDAIEGITHSICTLEFEDHRPLYEWLLDKLPVPSKPRQYEFARLNLTYTLLSKRVLTQLVRDGHVSGWDDPRMPTIAGLKRRGVPPAAVREFVKRIGVAKANSVVDVGMLEFCIREHLNKTAQRRMAVLRPLKVVIENYPEGQTEELEAVNHPDDPAAGTRKISFGRELYIEHDDFMENPPKKFFRLSPGNEVRLRYAYFVKCTGVIKNDAGEVIELRCTYDPATKGGNAPDGRKVKATMHWLSAKDSVPAEVRVYNQLFSNPSPSAANFAADLSPESLEVMPGARVEPLVASDNSGEVMQFERQGYFVRDKDSAPGKPVFNRTIGLRDTFAKEVGGKG; from the coding sequence ATGACCACAGAACCGGTAACGGCAGAGGCGGGGCGCGATTTCATCCGCGACATCGTCCAGGCCGATCTCTCTTCCAAAAAGCACAGCCGGATCGTGACCCGATTTCCGCCGGAGCCGAACGGCTATCTGCATATCGGCCATGCCAAGTCGATTGCCCTCAATTTTGGCATCGCGCAGGAGTTCGGAGGCAAGTGTCATCTGCGCTTCGACGACACCAACCCGACCAAGGAAGAGCAGGAATACATCGATTCCATCCAGGCCGACGTGCATTGGCTCGGCTACGACTGGGGAACCGACCTCTATTACGCCTCCGACTATTTCGATCGTCTGTATGACTGGGCGGAGGGCCTGATCAAAGCGGGCGACGCCTATGTCGATGACCAGTCGCAGGAGGAAATCCGTACCAACCGCGGCACGCTGACGGAACCCGGCAAGAACTCGCCGTTCCGTGGTCGCACGATGGAGGAAAACCTCGACCTCTTCCGACGCATGAAGGCCGGCGAGTTTCCGAACGGCAGCCGCGTGCTGCGGGCCAAGATCGACATGGCGGCCGGCAACATCAACCTGCGCGACCCCGTGCTCTACCGCATCCTCCATGCCGAGCATCCGCGCACCGGCACCAAATGGTCGATCTATCCGAGCTACGACTACGCTCACGGCCAGTCGGACGCCATCGAAGGCATCACGCATTCGATCTGCACGCTGGAATTCGAGGACCACCGGCCGCTCTATGAGTGGCTGCTGGACAAGCTGCCGGTGCCGTCAAAGCCGCGGCAGTACGAATTCGCCCGCCTCAATCTGACTTACACGCTCTTGTCGAAGCGCGTGCTGACGCAGCTCGTGCGCGACGGCCATGTCTCCGGCTGGGACGATCCGCGCATGCCGACGATCGCGGGATTGAAACGGCGCGGCGTGCCGCCGGCCGCGGTGCGCGAATTCGTCAAGCGCATCGGGGTGGCGAAAGCCAACAGCGTGGTCGATGTCGGCATGCTGGAATTCTGCATTCGCGAGCACCTCAACAAGACGGCGCAGCGGCGGATGGCGGTACTGCGGCCGCTGAAAGTCGTCATCGAGAATTATCCGGAAGGGCAGACCGAGGAGCTCGAGGCTGTCAACCATCCCGACGATCCGGCCGCGGGCACGCGCAAAATCTCGTTCGGGCGCGAGCTCTATATCGAGCACGACGATTTCATGGAGAACCCGCCCAAAAAATTCTTCCGCCTGTCGCCGGGCAACGAGGTGCGGCTGCGCTACGCCTACTTTGTGAAATGCACCGGCGTCATCAAGAACGACGCGGGCGAAGTGATCGAACTGCGCTGCACCTACGATCCCGCGACCAAGGGCGGCAACGCCCCTGACGGCCGCAAGGTAAAGGCCACCATGCACTGGCTATCGGCCAAGGATTCGGTGCCGGCGGAAGTGCGCGTCTACAATCAGCTCTTCTCGAATCCGAGCCCGAGTGCCGCGAATTTCGCCGCCGACCTCAGTCCGGAATCGCTGGAAGTGATGCCTGGGGCGCGGGTCGAGCCGTTGGTCGCATCAGACAACTCCGGCGAGGTGATGCAGTTCGAACGGCAGGGCTATTTCGTGCGCGACAAGGATTCCGCGCCGGGCAAGCCGGTGTTCAACCGCACCATTGGGCTGCGCGACACCTTTGCCAAGGAAGTTGGCGGGAAGGGGTGA
- the gltX gene encoding glutamate--tRNA ligase: protein MTDSVVTRFAPSPTGFLHIGGARTALFNWLYAKKRGGKMLLRIEDTDRERSTEAAIAAILDGLKWLELDWDDDVIYQYSRAARHREVAESLLASGNAYRCYATAEELTAMREKARAEGRTRLYDGMWRDRDPGEAPAGMKPTIRLKAPQTGETVIEDQVQGRVVWQNENLDDLVLLRGDGNPTYMLAVVVDDHDMGVTHVIRGDDHLINAARQKQIYDALGWDIPNMSHIPLIHGPDGSKLSKRHGALGVDAYRAMGYLPAALRNYLVRLGWSHGDQEIFSTQEMIDAFDLPAIGRSAARFDFAKLENLNGHYIRHADDGALVAQFESVLDYVPDGAELKAKLNDTTRAQLLRAMPSLKERAKTLIELISGAYFIFADRPLQIEPKALALLTPETRALIGQLRIALETVTDWRAETTESAMRNFAEQNNLKLGAVAQPLRVALTGRTTSPGIFDVLAVLEREECLARLGDQAAG, encoded by the coding sequence ATGACCGATTCCGTCGTCACACGCTTCGCCCCTTCGCCCACCGGCTTCCTCCATATCGGAGGCGCCCGGACCGCGCTGTTCAACTGGCTCTATGCCAAGAAGCGCGGCGGCAAGATGCTGCTGCGGATCGAGGACACCGACCGCGAGCGCTCCACGGAAGCCGCCATCGCCGCGATCCTTGACGGGCTGAAATGGCTCGAGCTTGATTGGGACGACGACGTCATCTACCAGTACAGCCGCGCCGCAAGGCATCGCGAGGTCGCCGAGTCCCTGCTCGCCAGCGGCAATGCCTATCGTTGCTATGCCACTGCGGAGGAGCTGACCGCGATGCGCGAGAAGGCGCGCGCGGAGGGCCGCACCCGCCTCTATGACGGGATGTGGCGGGATCGTGATCCGGGAGAAGCGCCCGCCGGCATGAAGCCGACCATTCGCCTGAAGGCCCCGCAGACCGGCGAGACCGTGATCGAGGATCAGGTGCAGGGCCGCGTGGTCTGGCAGAACGAAAACCTCGACGACCTCGTGCTGCTGCGTGGCGACGGCAATCCGACCTACATGTTGGCTGTCGTGGTCGACGACCACGACATGGGCGTGACCCATGTCATCCGCGGCGATGATCATCTGATCAACGCCGCGCGCCAGAAACAGATCTATGATGCGCTTGGATGGGACATCCCGAACATGTCCCATATCCCGCTGATCCACGGGCCCGATGGTTCAAAACTGTCGAAGCGCCATGGCGCGCTTGGTGTCGATGCCTACCGCGCCATGGGATATCTGCCGGCGGCGCTGCGCAATTACCTGGTCCGGCTCGGCTGGAGCCATGGCGACCAGGAGATTTTCTCGACGCAGGAAATGATCGACGCGTTCGACCTGCCCGCGATCGGGCGCTCTGCTGCACGCTTCGATTTCGCCAAGCTGGAAAACCTCAACGGCCACTACATCCGCCACGCCGATGACGGCGCGCTGGTGGCCCAGTTCGAGAGCGTCTTGGACTATGTCCCCGACGGCGCCGAGCTGAAGGCAAAACTCAACGACACCACCCGCGCACAATTGCTGCGGGCGATGCCGAGCTTGAAAGAACGCGCCAAGACCTTGATCGAGCTGATCTCGGGCGCCTACTTCATCTTTGCCGACCGTCCGCTCCAGATCGAGCCGAAGGCCCTGGCTCTGCTGACGCCGGAAACCCGGGCGCTGATCGGCCAACTCCGCATCGCGCTGGAAACCGTGACCGACTGGCGCGCCGAGACCACCGAATCCGCCATGCGGAATTTCGCGGAGCAGAACAACCTCAAGCTCGGCGCCGTCGCCCAGCCACTTCGGGTGGCGCTGACCGGACGGACGACTTCGCCCGGCATTTTCGACGTTTTGGCGGTCCTGGAGCGGGAGGAATGCCTGGCCCGTCTGGGCGATCAAGCGGCCGGCTGA
- the gltA gene encoding citrate synthase: protein MDAKSSNKTATLTVGNKTYDFPILSGTVGPDVIDIAKLYAQAGMFTYDPGFTSTGSCQSKITYIDGDAGVLEYRGYPIEQLAEQGDFLETCYLLLYGELPTKSQKQDFDYRVIHHTMVHEQMARFFQGFRRDAHPMAIMVAAVGALAAFYHDSTDINDPRQRMIASMRMIAKVPTLAAMAYKYTVGQPFMYPKNSLSFAENFLHMCFAVPCEEYKINPVLADALDKIFILHADHEQNASTSTVRIAGSSGANPFACIAAGIACLWGPAHGGANEAALAMLAEIGTVDKIPEFIAKVKDKNSEVRLMGFGHRVYKNYDPRAKIMQKMCHAVLAETGHGDDPMLNVAMELERIALSDQYFIDRKLYPNVDFYSGITLKAMGFPTSMFTVLFAVARTVGWISQWSEMIEDPQQKIGRPRQLYTGVARRDYVAMDKRK from the coding sequence ATGGACGCAAAATCCAGCAACAAGACTGCAACGCTCACCGTAGGTAATAAGACCTACGATTTCCCGATCCTCAGCGGCACGGTGGGGCCAGATGTCATCGACATCGCCAAGCTCTACGCCCAGGCCGGGATGTTCACCTACGACCCCGGCTTCACCTCCACCGGAAGCTGCCAGTCGAAGATCACCTATATCGACGGCGACGCCGGCGTGCTGGAATACCGCGGCTACCCAATCGAGCAACTCGCCGAACAGGGCGACTTCCTCGAGACCTGCTATCTGCTGCTCTACGGGGAACTTCCGACCAAGTCTCAGAAGCAGGATTTCGACTACCGCGTAATCCATCACACCATGGTTCACGAGCAGATGGCCCGCTTCTTCCAGGGTTTTCGCCGTGACGCCCATCCCATGGCGATCATGGTCGCCGCCGTCGGCGCGCTGGCCGCATTCTATCATGATAGCACCGACATCAACGATCCGCGGCAGCGCATGATCGCTTCGATGCGCATGATCGCGAAGGTCCCGACGCTGGCCGCGATGGCCTACAAATACACCGTCGGCCAGCCCTTCATGTATCCGAAGAACTCGCTCTCCTTTGCCGAAAACTTCCTGCACATGTGCTTCGCGGTGCCCTGCGAGGAATACAAGATCAATCCGGTGCTGGCTGACGCGCTCGACAAGATCTTCATTCTGCACGCCGACCACGAGCAGAACGCCTCGACCTCGACGGTGCGTATCGCCGGCTCCTCCGGCGCCAATCCGTTCGCCTGCATCGCCGCCGGCATCGCCTGCCTGTGGGGTCCGGCGCATGGCGGCGCCAACGAGGCCGCGCTCGCGATGCTCGCGGAGATCGGCACGGTCGACAAGATTCCGGAATTCATCGCGAAGGTGAAGGACAAGAACAGCGAAGTCCGCCTGATGGGCTTTGGCCACCGTGTCTACAAGAACTACGACCCGCGCGCCAAGATCATGCAGAAGATGTGTCACGCCGTGCTGGCCGAGACCGGCCATGGCGACGATCCGATGCTGAACGTCGCGATGGAATTGGAAAGGATCGCGTTGAGCGATCAGTACTTCATCGACCGCAAGCTCTATCCGAACGTCGACTTCTATTCAGGCATCACGCTGAAGGCCATGGGCTTCCCGACCTCGATGTTCACCGTGCTGTTCGCGGTCGCCCGCACCGTCGGCTGGATCAGCCAGTGGAGCGAGATGATCGAGGATCCGCAGCAGAAGATCGGCCGTCCGCGCCAGCTCTATACCGGCGTCGCCCGCCGCGACTACGTGGCGATGGACAAGCGGAAGTAA
- the lpxB gene encoding lipid-A-disaccharide synthase — translation MERRIFLIATEESGDRLGASLMKVLRQRLGDAVQFEGVGGRAMAREGLESLFPIEELSIIGLAAVVKELPKILGLIKETAIVVTEASPDILIIIDSPDFTHRVARRVRAKDPKIPIVDYVSPSVWAWRPGRARAMRKYVDHVLALLPFEPEAYRRLHGPPCTYVGHPLTEQLSSLRPNADEARRRAESPPVLLVLPGSRRNEIRHHMAVFGQAVGLLQEQGTPFELVLPTMPHLQEAVVDAVKGWPVQPQVVIGEQDKRAAFRIAHAALAKSGTVTLELALAGVPMVTGYRVGAMEAWILRRAIKVNSVILANLVIGENVVPEFLQENCTPEKLAAALREALGNSELRRKQLEAFGKIDGIMSTGNQPPSVRAADVVLATMWQARRG, via the coding sequence ATGGAGCGGAGGATATTTCTGATCGCGACGGAAGAATCCGGCGATCGCCTCGGCGCCAGCTTGATGAAGGTGCTGCGCCAGCGCCTTGGTGATGCGGTACAGTTCGAGGGCGTCGGCGGCCGCGCAATGGCGCGCGAAGGCCTGGAGTCGCTGTTTCCGATTGAAGAACTCTCGATCATCGGGCTGGCCGCAGTCGTCAAGGAATTGCCGAAGATCCTCGGGCTGATCAAGGAAACGGCCATCGTGGTGACGGAGGCATCGCCCGATATTCTCATCATCATCGACAGCCCCGACTTTACCCATCGCGTCGCCAGGCGCGTGCGCGCCAAGGATCCCAAGATTCCGATCGTCGATTATGTGTCGCCCTCGGTATGGGCGTGGCGGCCAGGCCGGGCGCGCGCGATGCGCAAATACGTCGATCACGTGCTGGCGCTGTTGCCGTTCGAGCCGGAGGCCTATCGCAGGCTGCACGGGCCGCCTTGCACTTATGTCGGCCATCCCCTGACCGAGCAGTTGTCATCGCTGCGCCCGAACGCTGATGAGGCTAGACGGCGGGCGGAATCGCCGCCGGTGCTGCTGGTGCTGCCGGGAAGCCGGCGCAACGAAATCCGCCACCACATGGCGGTGTTCGGCCAGGCGGTGGGACTGCTGCAGGAGCAGGGCACGCCGTTCGAACTGGTGCTGCCCACCATGCCGCATCTGCAGGAAGCGGTCGTCGATGCGGTGAAGGGCTGGCCGGTCCAGCCCCAGGTCGTGATCGGCGAGCAGGACAAACGGGCGGCCTTTCGGATCGCCCATGCGGCGCTGGCCAAATCCGGTACGGTGACGCTCGAACTGGCACTGGCCGGTGTGCCGATGGTGACGGGCTACCGGGTCGGCGCCATGGAAGCCTGGATCTTGCGGCGCGCGATCAAGGTGAACTCGGTGATCTTGGCCAATCTCGTGATCGGCGAGAATGTCGTGCCGGAATTCCTGCAGGAGAACTGCACGCCGGAAAAGCTCGCAGCCGCGCTGCGCGAGGCGTTGGGCAACAGCGAGCTGCGTCGAAAGCAACTCGAGGCCTTCGGCAAAATCGACGGCATCATGTCGACCGGCAACCAGCCGCCCAGCGTGCGCGCCGCCGACGTCGTGTTGGCGACGATGTGGCAGGCGCGGCGGGGGTAG
- a CDS encoding LpxI family protein → MISAASDISSPVGVIAGGGAMPFAVADSLAARGLAPVLFALRGACDPDRVGRFRHHWISVGQLGRATRLFRSEGCRDLIFIGTLLRPALSEIRLDWGTIRVIGRVWAAFRGGDDHLLSGIGRILEQDGFRMVGIRDVAPDVLMPEGQIARAMPDAAATADIAKGREVLGALGPFDIGQAVVVIDGHVVAVEDIEGTDGLLARVARLREAGRIRAKSGRGVLVKAPKSGQDLRFDLPAVGAKTIEGVAKAGLAGIAVIAGHTIAADSQAMIEIADSAGLFIQGLPA, encoded by the coding sequence ATGATCTCAGCGGCTTCCGACATTTCATCGCCCGTCGGCGTCATCGCAGGCGGCGGCGCAATGCCATTCGCGGTGGCGGATTCGCTTGCCGCGCGGGGATTGGCGCCAGTGCTGTTCGCACTGCGCGGCGCCTGCGATCCAGATCGCGTCGGCCGCTTCCGCCATCACTGGATCTCGGTCGGACAACTCGGCCGCGCGACAAGGCTGTTCCGTAGTGAGGGCTGCCGCGACCTGATCTTCATCGGCACGCTGCTGCGGCCTGCGCTGTCGGAAATCAGGCTGGACTGGGGAACGATCCGCGTGATCGGCCGCGTCTGGGCGGCGTTTCGCGGCGGCGACGATCACCTGTTGTCGGGGATCGGCCGCATCCTCGAACAGGACGGTTTCCGGATGGTCGGTATCAGGGATGTCGCCCCCGACGTGCTGATGCCAGAGGGGCAAATTGCCCGTGCCATGCCGGATGCTGCCGCCACCGCCGATATTGCCAAGGGGCGGGAAGTGCTCGGCGCGCTCGGTCCGTTCGACATCGGCCAGGCCGTGGTCGTGATCGACGGGCACGTGGTCGCGGTGGAGGATATCGAGGGTACCGACGGGCTGCTGGCGCGCGTGGCGAGGCTGCGCGAGGCGGGGCGCATTCGCGCCAAATCCGGCCGCGGCGTGCTGGTGAAGGCGCCGAAGAGCGGGCAGGATTTGCGGTTCGACCTGCCGGCCGTGGGCGCAAAAACCATCGAAGGCGTGGCAAAAGCTGGGCTCGCCGGCATTGCCGTGATCGCCGGCCACACCATTGCCGCGGACTCGCAAGCCATGATCGAGATTGCTGATAGTGCCGGCTTGTTCATCCAGGGCTTGCCCGCGTGA